In Deinococcus yavapaiensis KR-236, one genomic interval encodes:
- a CDS encoding NADP-dependent isocitrate dehydrogenase — MTSTLAEHTNEHPVATPITVAYGDGIGPEIMEATLRILEAGGAKIAPEVIEVGESVYLSGVTSGIPDSAWDSIARTGVLLKAPITTPQGSGYKSLNVTLRKSLGLYANVRPTRAYAPFVPTLHPQIDVIIVRENEEDLYAGIEHRQTDEVTQCLKLITRDGCERIVRYAFELARAHGRKKVTAISKDNIMKLTDGLFHKVFDEIGKEYPDLQQEHMIVDIAAARLATRPERFDVIVTLNLYGDILSDIAADVAGSVGLAGSSNIGVSGAMFEAIHGSAPDIAGQNVANPGGLLHAAILMLAHIGQGEAARQIHNAWLRTIEDGVHTKDIAGERTVREVGTNEFADAVIERLGQEPRELGAIKTVPAPLKLSIDAAPRQRAKKELVGVDVFLDWSESGRDPDVLAEVLVKAQTDALKLEMITNRGVKVWPQGHKETLKSDHWRCRFSRRDTNRSVSHEDILKVLSSVHELGLDYVKTEHLCLFDGVPGYALGQGQ; from the coding sequence ATGACCAGCACCCTTGCTGAGCACACCAATGAACATCCTGTCGCAACGCCCATCACGGTCGCGTACGGAGACGGCATCGGCCCGGAGATCATGGAGGCCACGCTGCGCATCTTGGAGGCGGGCGGCGCGAAGATCGCGCCCGAAGTGATCGAAGTCGGCGAAAGCGTATACCTCAGCGGTGTCACGAGCGGGATTCCCGACAGCGCGTGGGACAGCATCGCCCGCACGGGCGTGCTGCTCAAGGCGCCCATCACGACGCCTCAGGGCAGCGGTTACAAGAGCCTCAACGTCACGCTGCGCAAAAGCCTCGGGTTGTACGCGAACGTACGCCCGACGCGCGCCTACGCGCCCTTCGTGCCCACCTTGCATCCGCAGATCGACGTCATCATCGTGCGCGAAAACGAAGAGGACTTGTACGCGGGCATCGAGCACCGTCAGACGGACGAGGTGACGCAGTGCCTCAAGCTCATCACCCGAGACGGCTGCGAGCGCATCGTGCGCTACGCTTTCGAGCTCGCGCGGGCACACGGCCGCAAGAAGGTCACGGCGATCAGCAAGGACAACATCATGAAGCTGACCGACGGGCTCTTCCACAAGGTCTTCGACGAGATCGGCAAGGAATACCCGGACCTGCAGCAAGAGCACATGATCGTCGACATCGCGGCCGCGCGCCTCGCCACGCGGCCCGAACGGTTCGACGTCATCGTCACCCTCAACCTCTACGGCGACATCCTGTCGGACATCGCGGCGGACGTCGCGGGCAGCGTGGGACTCGCCGGATCGTCGAACATCGGCGTTTCTGGCGCGATGTTCGAAGCCATCCACGGCTCGGCGCCCGATATCGCCGGTCAGAACGTCGCCAATCCCGGCGGGCTGCTGCACGCCGCCATCTTGATGCTCGCGCACATCGGGCAAGGGGAGGCGGCGAGGCAAATCCACAACGCTTGGCTGCGCACCATCGAGGACGGCGTTCACACGAAGGACATCGCCGGAGAGCGGACCGTGCGTGAAGTCGGCACGAACGAGTTCGCCGACGCCGTCATCGAACGTCTCGGGCAGGAGCCCCGGGAACTCGGCGCGATCAAAACGGTGCCCGCGCCTCTCAAGCTCTCCATCGACGCCGCGCCGCGTCAGCGCGCGAAAAAGGAGCTCGTGGGCGTCGACGTCTTCCTCGATTGGAGCGAATCGGGCCGCGACCCCGACGTGCTCGCCGAAGTCCTCGTGAAAGCGCAGACGGACGCCCTCAAGCTGGAGATGATCACGAACCGAGGAGTGAAAGTCTGGCCGCAAGGTCACAAGGAGACCCTGAAGTCCGACCATTGGCGCTGCCGCTTCTCGCGCCGCGACACGAACCGGTCCGTGTCCCACGAGGACATCCTCAAGGTCCTTTCGAGCGTGCACGAACTCGGCCTCGATTACGTCAAGACCGAGCACTTGTGCTTGTTCGACGGCGTTCCCGGCTACGCGCTGGGGCAAGGACAGTAA
- a CDS encoding sensor histidine kinase, giving the protein MSLRWRLVLLSVGLTFSTLLLLGVLVGVLLWRAETQAVEDEVSAQASALASLARRAPGTLRDDAQNLLLREGRASVALVLRDREVLWSGGSDAPESLLRSAPLGVSRQGDFVVARVESEASLVSVARSLASTRRTLERYALTTSLVGLGLVALAGLLTALLVQRVLATLERLEKRVRRLDTPEPVPGVNASDEVGTLARALDVSLTELREQRAREERFLANASHELRTPVAALLADVQHTLSRPRPPEVDRATLKRTERAALRLQDLTANLLTLSRARNTPERFETDLLDLAGDVVDRLTPLAIARGLDLLLDGEPTVARVDAALVTRTLENLVGNALKFTREGEVRVTARPRGEFAELLVEDSGPGLPEGAETLFEPFSRGHTKGEGFGLGLAVVREVVEAHAGRVRFERRDEGGTRVRVVLPR; this is encoded by the coding sequence ATGTCGCTGCGCTGGCGACTCGTGTTGCTGTCGGTCGGACTGACCTTCTCGACGCTACTGCTGCTCGGCGTGCTCGTGGGCGTGCTGCTGTGGCGCGCGGAAACGCAGGCGGTGGAGGACGAGGTGAGCGCGCAGGCGAGCGCGCTCGCGTCGCTCGCGCGGCGCGCTCCGGGCACTCTGCGCGACGACGCGCAGAACCTGCTGCTGCGCGAAGGTCGCGCGTCCGTCGCGCTCGTGCTGCGGGACCGCGAAGTGTTGTGGTCGGGCGGCAGCGACGCGCCGGAAAGCTTGCTGAGAAGCGCGCCCCTCGGCGTGTCACGGCAAGGAGACTTCGTCGTGGCGCGCGTCGAAAGCGAAGCGTCGCTGGTCTCGGTCGCGCGAAGCCTCGCCTCCACGCGACGCACGCTGGAGCGCTACGCGCTCACGACGAGCCTCGTGGGCCTCGGACTCGTCGCGCTCGCGGGATTGCTGACGGCGCTGCTCGTGCAGCGGGTGCTCGCGACGCTCGAACGCCTCGAGAAGCGCGTGCGACGCCTCGATACGCCCGAGCCGGTGCCGGGCGTCAACGCAAGCGACGAAGTCGGAACGCTCGCGCGCGCGCTCGACGTGAGCCTCACGGAACTGCGCGAGCAGCGCGCGCGCGAGGAGCGTTTTCTCGCGAACGCCTCGCACGAGCTTCGTACGCCCGTCGCCGCCTTGCTCGCCGACGTCCAACACACTCTTTCACGGCCTCGCCCGCCCGAAGTGGACCGCGCGACCCTCAAGCGCACGGAACGCGCCGCCTTGAGGCTGCAAGATCTCACGGCGAACCTCCTGACGCTTTCACGCGCCCGCAACACGCCCGAACGGTTCGAGACGGATTTGCTCGACCTCGCGGGCGACGTCGTGGACCGCCTCACGCCCCTCGCGATCGCGCGAGGACTCGACTTGCTGCTCGACGGAGAACCAACCGTCGCGCGCGTCGACGCCGCGCTCGTCACGCGCACCCTCGAGAACCTCGTCGGAAACGCCTTGAAGTTCACGCGCGAAGGCGAGGTGCGCGTCACGGCCCGGCCGCGCGGCGAGTTCGCCGAGTTGCTCGTGGAGGACAGCGGACCCGGCTTGCCGGAAGGAGCGGAGACACTGTTCGAGCCGTTCTCGCGCGGCCACACGAAAGGTGAAGGCTTCGGACTCGGCCTCGCCGTCGTACGCGAAGTCGTGGAGGCACACGCCGGCCGCGTCCGCTTCGAGCGGCGCGATGAAGGCGGGACACGCGTGCGGGTGGTTTTGCCGAGGTGA
- a CDS encoding aminopeptidase, with protein sequence MPTFQENLERYADLLVRVGVNLQPGGKLQLNAPIDAADLARLIAKKAYEAGALVVDVRYSDPLLARATYEAASDAALDYFPAWGAEESLHKIEEGYAYLSLTGSDPDVLAGVDPTRIARSSKAYGLGMKRVADLMSASAVNWSVAGIATPGWARKVFPDLEVDEAVAKLWEAIFTVSRADVDDPVTAWREHTATLRRVVDHLNERRYDALHFTGTDTDLTVGLADNHIWAGGSEVAQTGIEAVPNIPTDEAFTAPHRDRVNGHVRATKPLSVRGTLVEDIRVRFENGRVVEATASRGQDTFVQLLDTDEGARHLGEIALVAASAPVARTGVLFYNTLFDENAASHIALGRAYSINVEGGLDAMAASGANDSLIHVDWMIGSADMNVDGIREDGTTEPVMRAGEWAF encoded by the coding sequence GTGCCCACCTTTCAAGAGAACCTCGAACGGTACGCGGACTTGCTCGTGCGCGTCGGCGTCAACCTCCAACCTGGCGGCAAACTGCAGCTCAACGCCCCGATCGACGCGGCCGACCTCGCGCGCCTGATCGCCAAGAAGGCGTACGAGGCGGGCGCGCTTGTCGTGGACGTGCGCTACTCCGATCCGCTGCTGGCGCGCGCCACGTACGAAGCGGCGTCCGACGCCGCCCTCGATTACTTCCCCGCTTGGGGCGCCGAGGAGTCGCTGCACAAGATTGAGGAAGGCTACGCCTACCTGTCGTTGACGGGCAGCGATCCCGACGTGTTGGCAGGCGTGGACCCCACGCGGATCGCGCGTTCGTCCAAGGCGTACGGGCTCGGCATGAAGCGCGTGGCGGACCTCATGAGCGCGTCCGCCGTGAATTGGAGCGTCGCGGGCATCGCGACGCCCGGCTGGGCCCGCAAAGTGTTCCCGGACCTCGAGGTGGACGAAGCCGTTGCGAAGTTGTGGGAAGCCATCTTCACCGTGTCCCGCGCGGACGTCGACGATCCCGTGACCGCTTGGCGCGAGCATACCGCCACGTTGAGGCGCGTCGTGGATCACCTCAACGAACGCCGTTACGACGCCTTGCACTTCACGGGAACGGACACCGACCTCACCGTCGGCCTCGCCGACAACCACATCTGGGCGGGCGGTTCGGAAGTCGCGCAGACGGGCATCGAAGCCGTGCCGAACATCCCGACCGACGAGGCGTTCACGGCGCCGCACCGCGACCGCGTGAACGGCCACGTGCGCGCCACGAAGCCCTTGAGTGTGCGCGGCACCCTCGTGGAGGACATTCGCGTGCGCTTCGAGAACGGCCGCGTCGTGGAAGCGACCGCGTCGCGCGGGCAAGACACCTTCGTGCAACTCCTCGACACGGACGAAGGCGCGCGTCACCTCGGCGAAATCGCTCTCGTCGCCGCGTCCGCGCCCGTGGCGCGCACGGGCGTGCTGTTCTACAACACGCTCTTCGACGAGAACGCCGCGTCTCACATCGCCCTCGGCCGCGCGTACTCCATCAACGTCGAAGGCGGCTTGGACGCCATGGCGGCGTCGGGCGCCAACGACTCGCTCATTCACGTCGACTGGATGATCGGTTCGGCCGACATGAACGTCGACGGGATTCGCGAGGACGGCACCACGGAGCCCGTCATGCGAGCCGGAGAGTGGGCGTTCTGA
- a CDS encoding acyltransferase family protein has product MAAPTVQSIVSPDTSAVTSSGRLLALDAWRGLTVLLMLLVNNVALGSLTPAQLRHAPWGGGVTLTDMVFPWFLFCAGTAIPFVLAATRKAKMTPRDFTLKLASRTALLFLVGCFVVSAVNRSPTFGLGVLQVIALASLVGALGGLLTVRPRLALAFALLLLYALVIHWYPLPGGVRGAFEEGRNAISHLNSAYLEPLGLRGMTSVVPTGALVLLGSVAGEFARSADRLAFRRLLAFGLALTLVGLLWSLVLPFNKPVWTSSYIAFSAGLGTLGLLACFSLERFSNAGRWLWPLLVPGRNALFAYVAPILFKVWVLQSWTVNWTGKSASLQDSLLSLARSNLGSPWGGLAYTAGYILVAWLALWWMYRKNWLWKL; this is encoded by the coding sequence ATGGCCGCTCCGACAGTGCAATCCATCGTCTCGCCCGACACGTCTGCGGTAACGTCGTCCGGTCGCCTGCTCGCCCTCGACGCGTGGCGCGGCCTCACCGTGCTGTTGATGCTGCTCGTGAACAACGTCGCGCTCGGATCGCTGACGCCCGCGCAACTCAGGCACGCGCCGTGGGGCGGCGGCGTGACCTTGACGGACATGGTCTTTCCTTGGTTCTTGTTCTGCGCGGGCACCGCCATTCCGTTCGTGCTCGCCGCGACGCGCAAGGCCAAGATGACGCCGCGCGACTTCACGCTGAAGCTCGCGTCGCGTACGGCGCTGTTGTTCCTCGTCGGGTGCTTTGTCGTGAGCGCCGTGAACCGCTCGCCGACGTTCGGCTTGGGCGTGCTGCAAGTCATCGCGCTCGCGTCGCTCGTGGGCGCGCTGGGCGGCTTGCTCACCGTGCGCCCTCGGCTCGCCCTTGCGTTCGCCCTGCTGCTGCTGTACGCGCTCGTCATCCACTGGTACCCGCTGCCCGGCGGAGTGCGGGGCGCCTTCGAGGAAGGCCGCAACGCCATCTCGCATCTCAACAGCGCGTACCTGGAGCCGCTCGGCTTGCGCGGCATGACGTCCGTCGTGCCGACGGGCGCGCTCGTGCTGCTCGGCAGCGTCGCGGGCGAGTTCGCGCGAAGCGCCGACCGCCTCGCTTTTCGGCGTCTGCTCGCGTTCGGCCTCGCCCTGACGCTCGTCGGGTTGCTGTGGAGCTTGGTGCTGCCCTTCAACAAGCCCGTCTGGACGTCGTCTTACATCGCGTTCAGCGCGGGCTTGGGAACACTGGGGCTGCTGGCATGCTTTTCGCTGGAACGCTTCTCGAACGCGGGCAGGTGGTTGTGGCCGCTGCTCGTGCCGGGCCGCAACGCCCTGTTCGCGTACGTCGCGCCGATCTTGTTCAAGGTTTGGGTCCTGCAGTCGTGGACGGTGAACTGGACGGGCAAGAGCGCCTCTTTGCAAGACAGCTTGCTGAGCCTCGCGCGCTCGAATCTCGGATCGCCGTGGGGCGGTCTGGCGTACACCGCCGGGTACATTCTCGTCGCGTGGCTCGCGCTTTGGTGGATGTACCGCAAGAACTGGCTGTGGAAGCTCTAG
- a CDS encoding polysaccharide deacetylase family protein translates to MSRFRFSAVLVLGALSQPFATPQNPPPLVGPLPGQVQPVAPGTRRAPSLPQLRLVPPIREVDKIEYLSNGFIEVASAIVLVGADARKDWRPLAAEVARRTFDARSSLEEVDVTIYDKASYGGFGGPLPIFTASVPRARLNDFLRFSIGERPYDRAWTAPPAAKTFKMTGAVEPTNAAVRGFLGERADLVKQQIDRAVAQFRGGEHGGMFFKGSSRVRAAALTFDDAPHPMYMPLVLDLLRRENVQATFFVIGRNAEAYPYFIHDMIEGGHEVGNHTYHHVRLPRLPDATVRSELQMTNDVVQRITGLPVRYFRPPGGEYSVKTLQIARQLGLTTTFWTDDPADFTNPGQTVLESRLVRRLRPGGLVLLHDNAPEGLAVLARFARVAETRGISLVTVGQLAEQDRAVR, encoded by the coding sequence ATGTCGCGCTTCCGATTCTCGGCGGTTCTCGTGCTCGGCGCGCTCTCGCAGCCGTTCGCAACACCCCAGAACCCCCCGCCGCTCGTCGGTCCCCTGCCGGGGCAGGTACAGCCCGTCGCACCGGGCACACGGCGCGCCCCGAGCTTGCCGCAGCTTCGCCTCGTGCCGCCGATTCGGGAGGTGGACAAGATCGAGTACCTCTCCAACGGCTTCATCGAGGTGGCGAGCGCCATCGTGCTCGTCGGCGCGGACGCCCGCAAAGACTGGCGTCCGCTCGCGGCGGAAGTCGCGCGCCGCACCTTCGACGCGCGTTCCTCGCTGGAGGAAGTCGACGTGACGATCTACGACAAAGCCTCGTACGGCGGCTTCGGAGGGCCGCTGCCCATCTTCACGGCGTCCGTTCCGAGAGCGCGCCTGAACGACTTCCTGCGCTTCTCGATCGGCGAGCGACCGTACGATCGTGCTTGGACGGCGCCCCCGGCCGCCAAGACGTTCAAGATGACCGGGGCAGTCGAGCCGACGAACGCCGCCGTACGAGGCTTTCTCGGGGAACGCGCCGACCTCGTCAAGCAGCAGATCGATCGAGCCGTCGCGCAGTTTCGGGGCGGCGAGCACGGCGGGATGTTCTTCAAGGGTAGTTCGCGCGTTCGCGCGGCGGCCCTCACGTTCGACGACGCGCCCCACCCGATGTACATGCCGCTCGTGCTGGACTTGCTGCGGCGCGAGAACGTGCAGGCGACCTTCTTCGTGATCGGCCGCAACGCCGAGGCGTACCCGTACTTCATCCACGACATGATCGAAGGCGGCCACGAGGTCGGCAACCACACGTATCACCACGTGCGCTTGCCCCGCTTGCCGGACGCGACGGTGAGAAGCGAGTTGCAGATGACGAACGACGTCGTGCAGCGCATCACGGGCCTGCCCGTGCGGTACTTCCGCCCGCCCGGCGGCGAGTACTCGGTCAAGACGCTGCAGATCGCGCGGCAACTCGGGCTCACGACGACTTTCTGGACGGACGATCCCGCCGACTTCACCAATCCCGGCCAAACGGTGCTGGAGTCGCGCCTCGTGCGGCGCCTTCGGCCCGGCGGCCTCGTGCTGCTGCACGACAACGCCCCCGAGGGCCTCGCGGTGCTCGCTCGCTTCGCTCGGGTCGCCGAGACGCGCGGCATCTCGCTGGTGACCGTCGGACAGCTCGCCGAGCAGGACCGTGCCGTTCGCTGA
- a CDS encoding putative bifunctional diguanylate cyclase/phosphodiesterase has product MTQHLSRLNQASMSALLCLAVAHTLWTLTGAFPLEWRPYLGNLIYFPLCLLAGFVTFVHSRILAERERRAWRWFTYGILSWGAGQAVYTYLDLNSEPTFPSLADVGYLALIPCFLAGVVHLLRSTGTFLRTLTYVLDVAIVLSAAGDVVWHTYVQQAIEGYVGQPVPLVIALTYPLLDLLLLALTLAMLMWRPQGLRSLQIAALVGGFALFLTADILYAFQSAQGTYQLGRPLDTFWTWGIVAVASAAYAGPRIATPRRVARIPTRPYGVVLPSAAILVSYALYFVTQVGRKAVTFDGGVAVVSLVVFTRQLVALLDNHHLAVNLAHQAAHDPLTGLLNRSALQERLQEAIDDGAALDERVAVLFIDLDRMKHVNDNLGHTAGDHVLRTIGARLASLLQDADFAARFGGDEFVVVLPGSDEAAATVFARRLLDAIAQPIVVHGKALHVTASVGVAMCPDDARDVDAALQRADVAMYQAKGYGKNTFRFVDAQTHETHVQLLQLEEHLRRALRHDALELHYQPLVRLSDDGHAGFEALLRWNSALLDSVPPHTIIKVAEQHGMMHELGAWVLRRAVRQVGEWRRDGLKDASVSVNVTASQFAHADFARDVVALLAEHDVPASALVLEVTESTLIVDLQDSAEKMTVLRQLGVRVALDDFGTGYSSLSYLRQLPVDILKLDRSFVRTLNDGSEVFVQAIVSLAHHQGALVVAEGVEDAWQVERVRALRCDWAQGYWFAKPMAPDEVRALVARTSEEDPGGVSPNRSAT; this is encoded by the coding sequence TTGACTCAGCACTTGTCACGGCTCAACCAAGCGTCGATGTCCGCCTTGTTGTGCTTGGCGGTCGCGCACACGCTGTGGACGCTGACGGGCGCATTTCCGCTGGAGTGGCGCCCGTACCTCGGCAACTTGATCTACTTTCCGTTGTGCCTGCTGGCGGGCTTCGTGACGTTCGTCCACAGCCGCATCCTCGCGGAGCGGGAGCGGCGTGCCTGGCGCTGGTTCACCTACGGAATCCTGTCGTGGGGCGCCGGGCAGGCCGTGTACACGTACTTGGACTTGAACAGCGAACCGACCTTCCCTTCCTTGGCGGACGTCGGGTACTTGGCGCTGATTCCCTGCTTTCTGGCGGGCGTCGTGCACTTGTTGCGGTCCACCGGAACGTTCCTTCGAACGCTCACGTACGTTCTCGACGTGGCCATCGTGCTCAGCGCCGCGGGAGACGTGGTGTGGCACACGTACGTGCAGCAGGCCATCGAAGGGTACGTCGGCCAGCCCGTGCCGCTGGTCATCGCCTTGACGTATCCGCTGCTGGACTTGCTGCTGCTGGCGTTGACGCTCGCCATGCTGATGTGGCGCCCGCAAGGCCTGCGAAGCTTGCAAATCGCCGCGCTCGTCGGGGGATTCGCGTTGTTTTTGACCGCAGACATCCTCTACGCCTTTCAAAGCGCGCAAGGCACGTACCAACTCGGGCGTCCTTTGGACACCTTTTGGACGTGGGGCATCGTGGCGGTCGCGAGCGCCGCGTACGCCGGTCCGAGGATCGCGACGCCGCGCCGCGTTGCCCGCATTCCGACCCGGCCGTACGGCGTCGTGCTTCCGTCCGCCGCGATCCTCGTGTCGTACGCCCTGTACTTCGTGACGCAAGTCGGGCGTAAGGCCGTCACGTTCGACGGAGGCGTGGCTGTCGTGTCCCTCGTGGTGTTCACGCGGCAACTCGTCGCGTTGCTCGACAACCACCACCTCGCCGTGAACCTCGCGCATCAAGCGGCGCACGATCCGCTGACGGGTCTGCTCAACCGAAGCGCCTTGCAGGAACGCTTGCAGGAAGCCATCGACGACGGGGCCGCGCTTGACGAGCGTGTCGCCGTCTTGTTCATCGACCTCGACCGCATGAAGCACGTCAATGACAACCTCGGGCATACCGCCGGGGATCACGTGCTCCGCACGATCGGCGCTCGCTTGGCGTCCCTGCTGCAAGACGCGGATTTCGCCGCGCGCTTCGGGGGAGACGAGTTCGTCGTCGTCCTTCCCGGAAGCGACGAGGCGGCCGCAACGGTATTCGCGCGGCGCCTGCTCGACGCGATCGCTCAACCCATCGTGGTGCACGGCAAAGCGCTCCACGTGACGGCGAGCGTTGGCGTGGCGATGTGCCCCGACGACGCTCGCGACGTGGACGCGGCGCTGCAACGCGCGGACGTCGCGATGTACCAAGCCAAGGGGTACGGAAAGAACACCTTTCGCTTCGTGGACGCGCAAACGCACGAAACGCACGTGCAGTTGCTGCAGTTGGAAGAGCACTTGCGGCGGGCGCTGCGGCACGACGCCTTGGAACTGCATTACCAACCGCTCGTGCGGCTCTCCGACGACGGGCACGCGGGCTTCGAGGCGTTGCTTCGCTGGAACTCGGCGCTTCTCGACAGCGTGCCGCCCCACACGATTATCAAGGTGGCCGAGCAGCACGGCATGATGCACGAACTCGGCGCGTGGGTCTTGCGGCGCGCGGTGCGGCAGGTGGGAGAGTGGAGGCGCGACGGGCTGAAGGATGCGAGCGTGTCCGTCAACGTCACGGCGTCGCAGTTCGCGCACGCGGACTTCGCGCGTGACGTCGTCGCGCTTCTCGCCGAGCATGACGTGCCCGCCAGCGCCTTGGTGCTGGAAGTCACGGAGAGCACGCTGATCGTCGACTTGCAGGATTCGGCGGAGAAGATGACGGTGTTGCGGCAACTCGGGGTGCGCGTGGCTTTGGACGACTTCGGCACGGGGTACTCCAGCTTGAGTTACTTACGGCAGTTGCCTGTCGACATCCTCAAGTTGGACCGCTCCTTCGTGCGCACGTTGAACGACGGCAGTGAGGTGTTCGTGCAGGCCATCGTCTCCTTGGCACATCACCAAGGCGCGCTCGTCGTGGCCGAAGGCGTGGAGGACGCGTGGCAGGTAGAGCGTGTGCGAGCATTGCGGTGCGATTGGGCGCAAGGGTACTGGTTCGCGAAGCCCATGGCACCCGACGAGGTTCGCGCGCTCGTCGCTCGAACCTCCGAGGAAGATCCGGGCGGCGTCTCCCCGAACAGATCCGCGACTTGA
- a CDS encoding S1C family serine protease produces MRTNLILLLAGLALGGATVEFVHASGASANSKPSFAPQPVAAVRPIAPLDEKAAGTENERNTESVVASREDGLVYVSTSIKPGVTSNSSTIPPEFQPFFGGQGSPSARETRATGSGFFVDDRGDILTNNHVIEGATSIKIRLKGRDQEYKATVVGAAPQFDLAVIRAEDVPRNLVKPIPLGDSDKLRVGQKAIAMGAPFDLDFSVTEGIVSAVGRKVPVGSKNVAQSVIQTDAAINPGNSGGPLLNSAGEVVGINTQIISPSGSVTGEGQFAGVGFAIPVNTARRLLPDLAAGKDFTPPTLGFRYLDLSALPADVRAANKLPSEGLLVQDVLTGSPAGDAGVRGGAVTATLDDGSTLRLGGDVVTAVDGRTVASQEDLQSDLLGKHVGDTLKLTVRRGAQSVTLNVKLRKYEARWPQG; encoded by the coding sequence ATGCGAACCAACTTGATTCTTTTGCTGGCCGGCCTCGCGCTCGGTGGGGCCACGGTGGAGTTCGTGCACGCGAGCGGCGCGAGCGCGAACTCGAAGCCTTCCTTCGCGCCGCAGCCCGTGGCGGCCGTTCGACCGATCGCGCCGCTCGACGAGAAGGCGGCGGGCACCGAAAACGAGCGCAACACGGAATCGGTCGTCGCGTCACGTGAAGACGGCCTCGTGTACGTCTCCACCTCCATCAAACCCGGCGTCACCTCGAACTCGTCGACCATTCCCCCGGAGTTCCAACCGTTCTTCGGCGGTCAGGGAAGTCCCTCGGCGCGAGAGACACGCGCGACCGGATCGGGCTTCTTCGTGGACGATCGAGGCGACATCCTCACGAACAACCACGTCATCGAGGGCGCTACCTCCATCAAGATTCGCCTCAAGGGGCGCGATCAAGAGTACAAGGCGACCGTGGTCGGGGCGGCGCCGCAATTCGACCTCGCCGTGATTCGCGCCGAGGACGTTCCGAGGAACCTCGTCAAACCCATTCCGCTCGGCGACTCGGACAAGTTGCGCGTCGGGCAGAAGGCGATCGCGATGGGCGCGCCCTTCGACCTCGACTTCTCCGTGACGGAAGGCATCGTGTCCGCCGTGGGCCGCAAAGTCCCCGTGGGCAGCAAGAACGTCGCTCAAAGCGTCATCCAGACGGACGCGGCGATCAATCCCGGCAACTCGGGCGGGCCGCTTCTGAACAGCGCGGGCGAGGTCGTCGGGATCAACACGCAGATCATCTCGCCGTCGGGCTCCGTGACGGGCGAAGGGCAGTTTGCCGGAGTGGGCTTCGCGATTCCGGTGAACACGGCGCGCAGACTCCTGCCCGACCTCGCGGCAGGCAAGGACTTCACACCGCCGACGCTCGGCTTTCGGTACCTCGACCTCTCCGCGCTTCCAGCGGACGTGCGCGCCGCGAACAAGTTGCCGAGCGAAGGGCTGTTGGTGCAAGACGTCTTGACGGGCAGTCCGGCGGGCGACGCGGGCGTGCGCGGTGGCGCAGTGACCGCCACCCTCGACGACGGAAGCACCCTGCGCCTCGGCGGAGACGTCGTGACGGCCGTGGACGGCCGAACCGTCGCGTCACAAGAAGACTTGCAGTCGGACCTGCTCGGCAAGCACGTCGGCGACACGTTGAAGCTCACCGTGAGGCGTGGTGCGCAAAGCGTCACGTTGAATGTGAAGTTACGGAAGTACGAGGCGCGCTGGCCGCAAGGTTGA
- a CDS encoding response regulator transcription factor, which produces MRFLLIEDESSIRAPLAANLREAGYAVDEAASASEASSLARSFPYDALVVDVRLPEGDGAGFDLVRALRADGVHAPVLFLTARDAVEDRIAGLDAGGDDYLVKPFHVGEVQARLRALVRRARAVPDSAFLWRDARFDWNARAVYKDGARVPLTAKEYALIEVLASNPGRVFTKEELIDRVWDGRFEAESNVVETYVRNVRRKLGDDAVRTTRGLGYSFPEH; this is translated from the coding sequence ATGCGCTTCCTGCTCATCGAAGACGAGTCCTCCATTCGTGCGCCGCTCGCCGCGAACCTTCGCGAAGCGGGCTACGCGGTGGACGAGGCCGCCAGCGCGTCCGAAGCGTCGAGCTTGGCGCGGTCCTTTCCGTACGACGCGCTCGTCGTGGACGTGCGCCTGCCCGAAGGCGACGGGGCGGGCTTCGATCTCGTGCGCGCCCTGCGCGCCGACGGCGTGCACGCGCCCGTGTTGTTCCTCACGGCGCGCGACGCCGTCGAGGACCGCATCGCCGGGCTCGACGCGGGCGGCGACGATTACCTCGTGAAGCCTTTTCACGTCGGCGAGGTGCAAGCGCGCCTGCGCGCCCTCGTGCGCCGCGCGCGCGCCGTGCCCGACTCGGCCTTCTTGTGGCGAGACGCGCGCTTCGATTGGAACGCGCGGGCCGTGTACAAGGACGGCGCGCGCGTTCCCCTGACCGCCAAGGAGTACGCCCTGATCGAGGTGCTCGCGTCGAATCCCGGGCGGGTCTTTACGAAGGAGGAGCTCATCGACCGCGTGTGGGACGGGCGGTTCGAGGCGGAGTCGAACGTCGTGGAGACGTACGTGCGCAACGTGCGCCGCAAGCTCGGCGACGACGCGGTGCGCACGACGCGCGGCCTCGGGTACAGCTTTCCGGAACACTGA